The genomic interval GGAGTTCAATGGAAGAAAGCACCATTCTGCACACATAAATAAGTCTCAGGTCAGTCTTGTTCTATCATTTGAAGAAAGTTTCATCCTTTGTCTGCCTAATTATACTATTACAGTATGGTTTGGCAATCACAGCTTCATGTAGGGTAAAATCAATTGCGTCATCATTTTCCTCTACCTTCCTCTCTCTTTTCAGCTGGCATAATGTTAACACTTTGATGTTTAGAAAGATTATATACTACGAGTACTATAACCAGTTAGATTTTGTTTGTTGAAAAGGGTTTGGTGTGTGATTGACTTCCGTTATGTACAGATAGGTTTTTTGTCCGTGTTTGGTAATGAATGTTGCTGAAAGTTACAATCTTGAATCCATAGATCTGCGTTTGTAGtttaaaattttacacgatGACATAGATTGTGGAAGTTCTTTCTTCTTGTCagtttgtttgatttgatgaTTATCTGTTTCTCTTTGAAAACAGTAATTTTCCTTATTAAATGGTTGTACTTAGTAGTAAGTTGAATCTCTCTGCTGCCGATCAAAATTGTGTGCTTTATAGTGGAGGAAaccctttatatatatatatatatatatatatatatatatatatatatcacagcACCTTGATCATCTCTGTTGACTTTCTTCAGGTTCAAGCCACAACATGAAGCTGAAAGTAGGCAATTCGGTAGAGGTGttgagaaaataaaatgatcTTTGTATGTCCTGGTTTTCAGGTTAACAATTGCAGTTGATGGCGAGGACTTCATCGTGAGGTACAAGTCACTTATGGACCGCAAAGCGATGGTGGTGGAGAGGGTGTACAGAAAGAACATTAGGCCTCAGCCTCCACAAGCAAAGAAAGGGGAGGGAGGGATTGTTGGTGATATGGTTGAAGTGTTTGATACAAAGTGTTGGAAGGTAGTCAAGGTGGCGAAGAACAATCGAGTAAATATTAGATTTCTTGGATCCATTCAGTCTAAGGAATTTGATGAATGTAACCTGAGGATCAGGCAAGCTTGGGATCAGAACAAGTGGTCAATGACAGAGAAGGTCAAACCCTAAACCTGAACCTGATAGTTGCTGCAATTTTAAATCAGTATGCTTTTTGGCATGAATTCTTACTTCTTGGATAGCTGAGAACCCTCATTTTTTTCAGTAAATGAATAGAATGTATATAATTTCTAGCAATTTAGTTTGTTGCTTGATTTTGCAGTAACTGTGATGCTATGTTTGTGCTATTTCACTAGGCTGGTTTATAGGACTTATCCATTTCTGATGCTTACAggttcaaaagaaaaacaagattCGTTATAGATCGAGTGACTCAAAAGGTCAACTAGAGGCAAGTTGTGAAGAACCTTACTCCAAAGAGAGCAAAATCAGCTGCaagagaagaaaatcaaaCATTTATGTGGGAGGGCCATCAATGGTTAATCGTTGGTTGTATATACAGGTAGATAAAACATCAACGAACAACTCTAGTACTGATCAGCCAGATCCAAAGATGAAAAAAGTAACAAGCTATGGGATGCATAAATCTTTTGAGTCTACTAAGTACACTGATGATAGTTACCAATGTTCAGTGGCTAGTTGTAGTTTCAACAAGCTTTCGGACAGTCAAAATGAGAGTTCAGCGGAACTTGGAGAAGATGTTGGTGATATTTCCGAGGCAGAGTCATCATTTCCATCTTTGTCTGGGAAAAAACTCTCAGCGCCATTATTAGAGCCTGATTTGCTTGATGCAGACATCCACCAGTTAGAGCTTCAAGCATACAAGTCGACTTTGCAGGTGCTCTATGCTTCAGGTCCCTTGAGTTGGGAGCAGGAATCCCTCCTAACGAATCTTCGTCTGTCCCTTCACATAACAAATGAGGAACATTTGCAGCATTTGAGGCACCTCTTATCTTCTTAGATTCTCTGATGATCTCCACACCAGTCCACAATCTCTgaatcaattgtatatatatgtaatttgttttagaaagattggttttgtttttagtCTGATGATATGCCTTTGATCAGTACAACCCAAATTCCCATAATTTCTGTTGCCCATTAAAAGTTGAGAAATGGATGAAAAAGGGTCCTGTAGTCTGCCAAGTGTGTGTTTCACAAGTAGAAAGAACATATAAAGttggttgaaacttgaaagtttAACACCTCATCCATATTTGGCACTTTTTTCAGATATGAAGCTGTTTACAAACATCGTTGATCAGGATAAAGACAAGATGTTCGAGCAATTGCTTCAGTTAGCTTTATACATAGTTCATCCTCTCTAAGCATTATTATAGACATGAAAACTTTCACTAAAAATTTCGGGATGGACATAAAATATTCCATCCATTGCTTCAAAGATGAAAAGTATAAACCTGAAACCCATAACGAACTCAAGATTAAAAGTATAAACCACTGCTAACAAAAAGAAACTAATGTACCCTAGTGGAAGTTTATGTGCTTCAAAAAGGTGAAAAACTAAGAGAACACAGCAATTGAGCATAAGTTCAAAGTTTTGAGCACAAGTTATTTCCTCATGTTATCATCAGTCAAGAAATTTCTCAAGATCAGAACATAAATTTTCATGCTCCAATTGACATGTTACTGAAACTCCAAAGTCAGGAACCGTTGGATTAAATGCAAACACTTACCCATCCAACAACTCCTGACTTGAAACTTTCAGCACTTGAGAGGACAATATGGGTCAATAATGTTGAAGCAGTCGGTCAAAAACACTGTGATTAGCTTCTTGACATAGAAATTGTTTCATTTAATTGGAGAAGAGTCAGAACGGCAATTGGGGGCAGTTGATATACAAATTTGAtgagtttagagtttacaTTAATATGGTCAACCTAACGAGGTCAAGCAGCACACCTGGCAATAAACTGTAAAGAAGTAGGAGCAGCATTACAATGACTCTCTAGCAGGTAGGACATTTCTCTTTAGTGTCTCTGGGAACCAAGGGAAGATGTTTTTTCTCGCATCCAACCACAGACTCACAGTATCAAGCAACTGCAACTTTGTGAGTTTTGAGGTCCTTCAAACCATTGATCCCATATTAGATTTATAGGCCCATTTGTTCTGCAATCAAAGATTAGTGCATCAGACACTGAACCAAACCACTTCAGTACAAAGTGAACAGATTGGTTATAGAACTTGGTCCTTACACTGGGAGAAGAGGATCCGGCCTGCCTTCGATGTAGGGTAGCAATCTGAGGGACACCAACAATACAGACCATCAATCATCAATAGTCATGTTAGCAAGGGACGCTCTAACAAAATTGAACATAGCAGCTACTTACTCCGTACATATGGTGGAAACATTTTCTGTTTTCTCAAGCTCTCCCAACTCTTCCtggaaatcaaagaaaaaaaaagtaacaataTATTGCAAATCAGGCAGTCTATAggatcagaaaaaaaaaattctgaagTACATCATACACACAGTTAGCATAGTGGTATACTTATGTGCAGGAGATGGCCTTGTGCTGAGTATCAATCCAATTGACCTAATGTTAGTGCCTAGTGCCTACCATAGATGGAGTCCAGTATAGTTCCAAATGGCAAATTTATACTATCAAGTATCGACTATCTAGAAAAGTTATACACACACAGCCAAGAATCCAATGAACAGTTTTATTGAGACTAAAAAATCCCACACAGCATCCATGCATGTTGTAGGACAGTGAGATTAAAAcaattctaaaaatatataaactaGGAACTCTGAAGCTAAGATGTTGATGGCACCTTGTTACTTTGTAAGACCCGTGGGCAAACGATAAAGGACTCTACCACAGAATCACTTGAAGGAATGAATatgaataaaaatttaaaacacaAATCTAAATACTGAAATTGTGATCTTCAACAACTGATTTACTAGTCATCGATCAAGTTTGATTCTTTGCAAGGCCGGTTGAGCACACCCTCATCAAGATGGAAGATTAGCAGATGATGCACAGAAGGTTTAACTAGTTAAATCTACTGGATTCCATAAAAATGACTTTGCATATGAATCATCCAATCTGAAAGAGGTCAACTTTCTTTTCATCATGACTATTAACTAGCTCTAATCAACTGAAGAATTTTTCTATATTCAATATGCTTCTTCAGCTCTTTGCtttcaacaatcaaatatatgaatagtttttctttttcctcatCTTAAGCAACCAACCATAGCAGGAGAGTGGAAAATCTTAAGGTAATTGACACTCTAAAACCTTGAATCTCACATGTACTCAAATCCATTTTCCAGCTTATGAACAACTTCTCCTTCTCCACCCAAACTCTACTGAACTCAAAAGAAGCATATGTCTTGGAAAGCATATACAACacccaaaagaagaaaaaaggaacTTTCTTTCCCAGCTATTAGTACCCAAAATGAGAACTTCTTTACTTGCTTTGCAATGAGTGAAAGAATACAGCTTTATTGCAATGTGCAACAAAAAATTGAGGTAAAGGGAATCGGAACCGGAACCTGAAAAAGACAAAACAAAGAACTTGAATATAGAGAAAACCAGAACAAAAGTACAGTAAGAAAGGAACCTGCAAGAATTTGAGTTCTTGTTCCAGTCGGTTGAGCTCGGCAGAAATCCGATGTCTTCCTCTGTTGTCAGTTGAAGTAGCAGCGACAAGCTGTGCCTGTTGTTCGTCCACAGACGACGCCGTATCAGACGCCATTTGTTCTTCTCTTTGCTCAGCTCACAAACTCATCACAACCCCATGTTTCATAGCACCAACCAACAGCATACAGATCccgtgagagagagagagagaaagagagagatagagagagcaGAGAAAATTGTAGTAGGGGAGCGAATTTTCGCACCgtaaatatataaagttttaaaatttttaccCAAACAACAAAAAACTAGTACCCTCTCAAGTTATTTGAACTGGGTTTCATTCGATAATGGTTGTAAAATTTGGAGACAGGAGGGAGATGCGGCAATGGCTTTGGCTTTAGAAAGTGTGGATCCCTCCTCTGTGTTCCAACTGTGAAAAAGGGCTTGCCTTTCCTGCTCTCTGTCTCCATCTGTTTTACATTGACTCGATGACCTCTTCTAATCTTAGAACTTCCATTCGTAGTTCggaaggttctaaaaaacgttACGCGATAAGTAGGAGGATAGTCACCTTCTCTCGCCTAGACGGTTAGGCGGCCTCCTAAACGGCGCCTAAGCggttttaaattattaaatatttatttatttttatacatatatttaaactattttaatgattaaaaatatataatgatgttaaatattaattttaaaaatacttaaaatagtataaattcacataacttaagtataaagtccataaaaatatttgaagaaaagataaatagtGAAAGCTGCGAcatcttttagtttttttttaatgtcaaatgatGGTTGACCGCTAGGACTAAATAAAGCCAATTAGACCGCCTATGACTGAATAGGGCCGCCTAAGACCGTCTATGACTGAATAGGGCCGCCTAAGACCGCCTAGAACCGCCTAAGACCACATAGGCGGCCgcctaattcacaaaacgccACAGATGGCCGCCAAGACAGAAAGTGTGGCGGtgggtgacctcctagcgcctagaccgttttttagaacattggtaCCTCGTGATTGACAAGTAAATTTCCCAGGAAATTGAACTACTACggtttggactttgaaatCAATAGGCTTATAGACtttgcaaagaaaaaaaaaagaagatattTCGTCTATAGCGATTGTAGAATTTTTAAGAACAAAATATGGTTGCAAATTGCTCGGGAAACGGATATCTTATGAGTACGAAATTTCATTGATGTTGATTTACAATTTTTCTACACGTAATTGCTGCAACACATGTCTCTTTTTAATTACGTCCCCTCATAATAACAAAGGAGACATCGTGATTTATATCGATTTAATTtagaaaatatcattttaactAACTTGTATGTCAAGAAACATTTGTATTTTCGATCTTATATGAGGCTAGTGCCATGTGCGGACACTCTTGAGTTAAGTTGCAGCTTGAGGCTTTTAGGGATCCATGTCTTAAATAGAGCAAACAATTCAGCAACGTTTTGTTAAAAACAAGGCCATTTCAGTTCACACTTCACAGAAAATTCGAATATCTCCAATTGAGGTTTCAGATCGAATGCAAGGAGGAGATGCCAATATTGGTGATCACCGTTGATAGATTGACTTGTTCGATCGGTAGTTTAAACGATAAGCTTAGCAAAATACGTATCATATTCTTTATCTACTGTAAAGAGTTAATTATGATACGTTAAGTAGTTTTATTTACCATCTCCATGAAGACGAGAATATTACAAGATAGCAAACTACCGCATAGGTCATCGACTATATATTGATACATCTCCAGTggagatacacacttggatgcttttgttgttttatttGATTGTATTAGCTTCCCATATAGTGCGTAACCGAAATCAGTTAATGAGTTTCACCACACAGCGTTAGGGTTTACTTGACACCCCAAAGTCCTCCACGTCATAAACTGAGTTGTGCTTAGAACCATCAAACTTTTCTCCATCTCCCCACAATGCATAAGCCTCCTCCCCATGAACTGCGTCATCTCCTATTTTCAAGTCGTCTTCTGTCATCCTGAGCGGAACGATGACCCTTAACAACAAGCAGATTAAGCTTGTTATCACAACATTTACGACAACCACAAACAGAATTCCGAGCAGTTGAACTCCCATTTGCTTCATCCCTGCCTTAATTCGGCCGTCTTTGAAGCCATAGGCAAGGCCAATGTAGTGTTCCCAGGTGGGAACTAGATAGAAAAGACGACATAACTTGGGATTGGAAAAGAAACCGGTAAGGATACCGCCTAGACTTCCGGCCACTGCGTGGGTGTGGAACACGGCCATCGTGTCATCGACATGCTTTAGGAGCTTGATTTGCTTGTGGAGAATCATCATTGTGTACCAGGGGATGCTTCCAGACATCATTCCCATCAAGATTGCTGCCCAACCTTGCACCACTCCTGTTAAACATTATGCACGTAATCGATCAGTTTTTTAGTTCTCAAGTGTTACAAAAACGAAAGTGCAATTTTGGGTCAAGTTTCCCTAAGACACTGTCTTCTATATCATTTTTAGTTTAGTAAATCCCAAAGGTTTAAAGTTTCTAATGTTGCCACTGTTCCTTCCTCTTCTACGTGTTGCCGTGGAGAAGACCATATTCTTAGAGATACAGTGACTAGTATAACTCTGAAATTAAACTTAAACGCAGTATAGGTACCTTACCAAGTACCGGCTAGGAGTCCAAGACCATGATTTGGTCATTTCTAGTTTAACAAGAGAGTTATAAAATCATAATCTTACCAGCAGCAGGAGTGATGCAAACTAAGCCAGTGATCATACCCTGTGTGGCTCCAATCACAGAGGGTTTCCCAAAGAAAATAATGTCAAGGACGAGCCAAGTTAGCAAGCTAGTAGCAGTGCATACGTGGGTGTTGAGGACGGCCAAAGATGCGTCCATGCTCACATTGTAGGGATCCCCACCGTTGAATCCAGTCCATCCCATCCAAAGTAATCCAGCTCCGGCCAGCATAAGCAAGATGTTGTTTGGAGGGAATCTCTCCTTATCAACAGTTGCTCTAGGTCCAACCTATAAACTCATATAAAATCAAATTCAGAAAGAACTAGACGCTTAGGTGCTTAGTAATGTAATGTTATTAGATTGTAAATTTAAGTCGTGATCTGTATTACATACCCAATAAGCCGCAGTGAAACCAGCAACTCCGGAAGAGAGGTGAATGACATAACCTCCGGAGTAATCTATAAGGCCCATCTTTGCCAACCATCCAGCCGGATTCCAAATACTATAAGCAGTTATCGGATACGAAAATGTCACCCAAAGTGGCACAAATAACATCCATGCATGGAAATTCATCCTTCCCAACAACGCCCCAGCAATCAGAATCAACGTGATAGCCGCGAACAcgaactgaaaataaatcatgGTTGCGTTCGGCAATTTCCCGCCAAATGCTTGTGTAAATAGATACTTCTCATCCATGGACACGTTCGGCCGTCCGAGGAAAGTGAAGAGTTCGGTGCCGAATGACATACGGTAGCCCCAACCTACCCAACAGACCAGAACGGCTGCAAAGGCATACAAGGCCATGAAGGCCGAGTTGACAGCCCACTTCTTCTTGACTATGCTTCCATACAAGATTATGAGGCCGGGCACACTCTGCATCCCTACAAGCGTGGCAGCCGTGAGCTGCCACGCATTGTCGGCCTTGCTAAACCATTCGGGGCTAGCCTCGTCGAACTGAAGACCTTGGGGGAGCTCCATCTTTGGTTGGATTACGTGATTGAAGTGAGGTAAGAAATGGTTGGATTTATATAGTTTGTTGATCTCATCTAGCTACTTTCTTGAACCTTTGGAGGTGCTTCTGCAGCTGTAATTTATCTGGATCATCTTGATTCTTAGTGGTTTTGACGTGACTGATGGATTTGAGAAGAATAACATGAGCCGTCAAGTGAAGTAAGTGACTGATATGTCCATGGTGTGTGTGAACTTTTGTAGGCGTTGATGGTTAAGATTGTAATCTGAGGAGAGGATGTCCACAACATTTGGTGTATGATTCTCATCGGCGGAGAATCCAAAGGTGTCTACAAGTTCTAGCACAGAAACTCCCGCCGAAATACCATATTTTTCAATGCTTGATGCATTGGAGGGAACacttattatatattaaagAAATTAAACTACTAGATTGATGATTATTAGTATATTCTTGAATCTTACAGTTTTTGTAAGGGAGCTGATCAATTGGCTTGCTAAGTATAATGCATGTAGAATTACAATCCAAGCTCTATTAACTTAATCACAAAGGGAAACAAAAGAGGACTACGAGCAATATATCAAGTGATGCAACAAGAAGTATTATCGGAGAAACAGAagagggtttttttttcgataaaGAAACAGGGTTGGTGAAGGACTGAAGGGAAGTTTTTCATATTCAAGTCACATCTTAGCAGGCTTGGAGAAATGCGGAGATTGAATTTAATTAGGGCATAGTATTTTATATATTAACATTTCATTTGGTAATTTGACGTGATCACAAAATTTGTATTAGTTGTACTAGCCTTCATGCACGTGCGATGCGTGAGCGGAAGGGCTGCACTCACGTgtgtgcttttttttttgttccaaTTGGGACCAAACTAAAATTTTAGAACAAAGAAAACGATCAACTCTTTTTAATGATCATGGCTGGTGGCAATTCTTTTGTTGTAGAGATCGCACATGAAACTGacccaatttttttcttctccctTGCTCAATTCTTTGCTTGGGgagtttatttttttagtgTGTATTTTACCATCATATTTATTTAACAATAAACCAAGAGAAATATAGTTTAATAAACCTTGAGTGGATAATTTGAGTAgttcaaaaatttaaccaGTCAACATGTAAACTCtcacttttattttattaataaaagATATAAAGATTTACATGtggtatataattttttttttaaaatacttGGTTTATGAATTTTTAAGACGATTTTAAATTaagtaaattatttttaagaCGAGTCTAAATAAGGAGAGATTTTGAAAAACAGGTCCAAAAGGTGACAAATATACTCACATTCTCATGTCCTCTAAATTCTAGAGTGCAAGTGCAACTTTGCATAGTGTCTTGATGAATTCTAATTTAGTGAAGCTACGAGAATATGTGTACATTAATTTTAACTATgtaaccaatttttttttaacgaAAATATAAATGAGGAGATAAAATTTGGTGATGCTTGCGTAAGCGTAACCACCACTCGCCAGTCGGCAAGGCTCCAACCATTTTGTTTGGACCTTCTCCTCTATGCCATAACCTGTGGTTCTAGTTCATCTCCTTGATCAGATTCTCTCTCCTTCTCAGCTTCTCTTCCCCAACGTAAGCTCCACGTAGACTCCCCTCTTCCCCCAATTCAACACACACAACACAACTCACAGAGATAAGTGAAACACAGGAGCTCACCATCCTACACACTCACTCTCACAACACTCTTTGGAGTTGTAacccttttcatttcttgtctTTCAGATTGAAAACTCACCACTTCCTTGGTTGGTTCTGCTCCAATTGATCAGGCCATGGCCTCTGCGATGCTCAACGGGGCCGAGCATCTCACACTCCGGCGAGGTCTGTCACCAAACGGGTTGGGTTTTGTCGGGTCAGATCTTCACGGGAAGCAGTTTCTGAAGATGGGTTTGGTCTCCAACAACACTAGAATCTCTAAGTCTGGTGGTCGAGCCATTGTGCCCAAGTGTAGTGTCTCGGCTTCCAGGCCTGCTTCACAGCCCAGGTTCATTCAGCACAAGAAAGAGGCTTTCTGGTTTTATAGGTTTCTGTCTATTGTTTATGACCATGTTATAAACCCGGGGCATTGGACTGAGGACATGAGAGACGAGGCACTCGAGCCAGCTGATCTCAACGACAGgagaatgattgttgtagatGTGGGTGGAGGTACTGGGTTCACGACTTTAGGGATAGTTAAGCATGTGGATGCCAAGAATGTGACTATTCTTGATCAGTCACCTCATCAGTTAGCGAGGGCTAAGAAGAAGGAGCCTCTGAAGGAGTGTAAGATCATTGAGGGTGATGCTGAAGACTTGCCATTTCCGACTGATTATGCTGATCGATATGTGTCTGCAGGAAGGTACATTGATCATGCTTCTCAATGTGTTGAGGATTCAGATATTGTTGTTCAATCGTTATGTACTTTGTAGATTGTGTTTTGATTTAGAGTGTAGACTTTGCCTGTTATACATGCAGTGAAGTTCATTAGTCCATAGTTGTGGTCTTTGATGTGATTACATGAAAGAGATGAGCATGCAAAGTCGAATTAGGGGAATGAAGAATTTCTGTTATTAATAAACCCCATTGGGGTTGTAGTCACCTATCACTTATCTATGTTCTAGGCAGGCAATGGTTTTCAAATCCACATTGTTTCAATGGTTGAACTCAAACGTATGGTAGAAATTGCCggatggttttttttttatatcatttcgTCCTCTAATCACACAGTTATTAACTTTCTTATGGATCCTGTTTCTTCAGTATTGAGTACTGGCCAGACCCACAGCGTGGCATCAAGGAAGCATACAGGGTCTTGAAACTTGGGGGCAAGGCATGCTTGATTGGTCCTGTGTACCCAACGTTTTGGCTGTCTCGCTTCTTTGCAGATGTGTGGATGCTTTTCCCAAAAGAGGAAGAGTACATCGAGTGGTTTGAGAAGGCTGGATTCAAAGATGTCCAACTGAAAAGGATTGGCCCAAAGTGGTACCGTGGGGTTCGTCGCCATGGATTGATAATGGGGTGTTCTGTGACAGGTGTCAAGCCTGCTTCTGGGGATTCTCCTTTAAAGGTTGTCCGTTTTATAGAGCTCTATTCAGATTTATTTCTTGAGAATTATTATTACTCTTCTGAGTTGGATTCCTTATTCGTTGGATTTCTGTTACGTTTACAGCCTTTAGATTTATGGTTATATGCATACAGAAATCAGCGCATACAGATTTATAGTAGTTTAATAACCACATTGACTATTTGACCGTGTTTTTACTTCATACACAAACTTGCGCAAGTATAAGAAGTTCCTGATCCTctccaaaaaagaagaagaagttccTGATCACTATCAATCCAGGAATTGGAATCTTATTTCCAATTGACAGTAACAAAGTTGACTAGCCGTAATTAGAAGCAGATAGTTGCTTACAAAATCCTTTTTGTTATTGCTTC from Argentina anserina chromosome 2, drPotAnse1.1, whole genome shotgun sequence carries:
- the LOC126784544 gene encoding uncharacterized protein LOC126784544 isoform X1; this translates as MDRKAMVVERVYRKNIRPQPPQAKKGEGGIVGDMVEVFDTKCWKVVKVAKNNRVNIRFLGSIQSKEFDECNLRIRQAWDQNKWSMTEKVQKKNKIRYRSSDSKGQLEASCEEPYSKESKISCKRRKSNIYVGGPSMVNRWLYIQVDKTSTNNSSTDQPDPKMKKVTSYGMHKSFESTKYTDDSYQCSVASCSFNKLSDSQNESSAELGEDVGDISEAESSFPSLSGKKLSAPLLEPDLLDADIHQLELQAYKSTLQVLYASGPLSWEQESLLTNLRLSLHITNEEHLQHLRHLLSS
- the LOC126784544 gene encoding uncharacterized protein LOC126784544 isoform X2, with product MDRKAMVVERVYRKNIRPQPPQAKKGEGGIVGDMVEVFDTKCWKVVKVAKNNRVNIRFLGSIQSKEFDECNLRIRQAWDQNKWSMTEKVQKKNKIRYRSSDSKGQLEASCEEPYSKESKISCKRRKSNIYVGGPSMVNRWLYIQWLVVVSTSFRTVKMRVQRNLEKMLVIFPRQSHHFHLCLGKNSQRHY
- the LOC126783460 gene encoding guanine nucleotide-binding protein subunit gamma 2: MASDTASSVDEQQAQLVAATSTDNRGRHRISAELNRLEQELKFLQEELGELEKTENVSTICTELLPYIEGRPDPLLPVTNGPINLIWDQWFEGPQNSQSCSCLIL
- the LOC126783561 gene encoding ammonium transporter 2 member 5-like — translated: MELPQGLQFDEASPEWFSKADNAWQLTAATLVGMQSVPGLIILYGSIVKKKWAVNSAFMALYAFAAVLVCWVGWGYRMSFGTELFTFLGRPNVSMDEKYLFTQAFGGKLPNATMIYFQFVFAAITLILIAGALLGRMNFHAWMLFVPLWVTFSYPITAYSIWNPAGWLAKMGLIDYSGGYVIHLSSGVAGFTAAYWVGPRATVDKERFPPNNILLMLAGAGLLWMGWTGFNGGDPYNVSMDASLAVLNTHVCTATSLLTWLVLDIIFFGKPSVIGATQGMITGLVCITPAAGVVQGWAAILMGMMSGSIPWYTMMILHKQIKLLKHVDDTMAVFHTHAVAGSLGGILTGFFSNPKLCRLFYLVPTWEHYIGLAYGFKDGRIKAGMKQMGVQLLGILFVVVVNVVITSLICLLLRVIVPLRMTEDDLKIGDDAVHGEEAYALWGDGEKFDGSKHNSVYDVEDFGVSSKP
- the LOC126782843 gene encoding 2-methyl-6-phytyl-1,4-hydroquinone methyltransferase, chloroplastic gives rise to the protein MASAMLNGAEHLTLRRGLSPNGLGFVGSDLHGKQFLKMGLVSNNTRISKSGGRAIVPKCSVSASRPASQPRFIQHKKEAFWFYRFLSIVYDHVINPGHWTEDMRDEALEPADLNDRRMIVVDVGGGTGFTTLGIVKHVDAKNVTILDQSPHQLARAKKKEPLKECKIIEGDAEDLPFPTDYADRYVSAGSIEYWPDPQRGIKEAYRVLKLGGKACLIGPVYPTFWLSRFFADVWMLFPKEEEYIEWFEKAGFKDVQLKRIGPKWYRGVRRHGLIMGCSVTGVKPASGDSPLKLGPKAEDVAKPVKPLEFLTRFILGALAGMYYVLVPIYMWLKNLIVPKGQPI